The Solibacillus sp. FSL R7-0668 genome includes the window CCAATCTGCTTGCCTCGAATTAAGTCTACTACTAGACGTACTTTACGAGGAGCGATACGAACTGTACGAGCGATAGCTTTAGCTTGTGTCATTAGGATTTACCTCCTCTCAAAATTAGCGTCGTGTTTTCTTATCGTCTGCACCGTGGCCTTTGTAAGTACGAGTTGGTGCGAATTCACCAAGCTTGTGACCTACCATATCTTCTGTCACGTATACAGGAACGTGTTTACGTCCATCGTATACAGCGATTGTTAAACCGATGAAGTTCGGGAAAATAGTAGAACGGCGAGACCAAGTTTTGATAACTTGTTTTTTCTCAGAAACCTCTTGAGCTTCCACTTTTTTCATTAAGTGATCATCAATAAAAGGCCCTTTTTTTAAGCTGCGTCCCATTTAGGAACCTCCCTTCGTGATACGACCACGGCTCTCGAAACGAACCGTAGCTTTACCACATTATTTTTTACGTCCGCGAATAATAAATTTAGATGATTTATTTTTCTTATTACGAGTTTTGTAACCAAGAGCTGGTTTACCCCATGGTGTCATTGGAGATTTACGTCCGATTGGAGAACGTCCTTCACCACCACCGTGTGGGTGATCGTTAGGGTTCATTACAGAACCACGTACAGTTGGGCGTTTACCTAACCAACGAGAACGACCTGCTTTACCGATGTTGATAAGTTCGTGTTGTTCGTTACCAACTTGACCGATAGTTGCACGGCAAGTAGCTAAGATTAAACGTACTTCACCAGATTGTAAGCGAACGATTACGTACTTACCTTCACGACCTAATACTTGCGCAGAAGTACCAGCAGAACGTACTAATTGTCCACCTTTACCAGGTTTCATTTCGATGTTATGGATAGTTGTACCCATTGGAATGTTTGCTAATGGTAATGCGTTACCTACTTTGATATCCGCTTCTAGACCAGATTCGATTGTTTGACCTACTTCTAATCCTTTTGGAGCTAAGATGTAACGTTTTTCACCGTCAGCATAGTTAATTAAAGCGATGTTCGCAGAACGGTTTGGATCGTACTCGATTGTAGCAACGCGTCCTGGAATGCCGTCTTTAAGACGTTTAAAATCGATAACACGGTATTGTTTCTTGTGACCGCCACCGTGATGACGAACAGTAATTTTACCTTGGTTGTTACGACCAGCTTTGCGTTTAGTCGGTTCTAATAAAGACTTTTCAGGTTTATTAGTAGTGATTTCAGCAAAGTCAGATGATGTCATATTACGACGACCATTTGAGGTTGGCTTATACTTTTTAATCGCCATTTGTTTTCCCTCCTTCTTAAAGGTTGCTATATATTAAAAATTAGATTTCGAATAACTCGATTTCTTTTGAATCAGCAGTTAACTTAACAATTGCTTTACGACGTTTGTTAGTGTATCCACCGAATTTACCAACGCGTTTGAACTTACCTTTGTAGTTCATTACGTTTACTTTCTCAACTTTAACACCGAAGATTTCTTCAACAGCGTCTTTAACTTGAGTTTTGTTAGCGCGAGTGTCTACTTCGAAAGTATACTTTTTCTCTGCCATAATTTCTGAAGAACGCTCAGTAATGACTGGACGTTTTAAAATATCACGTGCTTCCATTATCCAAGCACCTCCTCAACTTTTTTCACAGCGTCTTGTGTGAATACAACTTTATCATGACCTAAAAGATCAAGAACGTTGATTCCAGAAGCTGTTAACACTGTAACACCAGGGATGTTACGAGCAGATAAAATCGCGTTTTCGTTCACTTCAGCAGTTACGAATAACGCTTTTTTGTTGATTTCTAATGCAGCTAATACTGATTTGAAATCTTTAGTTTTTGGTGCATCAAAAGTTAACGCATCTAAAACTACGAAGTTTTGTTCTAACACTTTAGCTGATAAAGCTGATTTAAGAGCTAAGCGACGAACTTTCTTTGGTAACTTGTAAGCATAGCTACGCGGAGTAGGACCGAATACAGTACCACCGCCACGCCATTGTGGAGAGCGGATCGAACCTTGACGAGCACGACCAGTTCCTTTTTGACGCCATGGTTTACGACCACCACCAGCAACTTCAGAACGTGTTTTAACTTTGTGATTACCTTGACGTAGAGAAGCACGTTGAGCAACTACTGCGTCGAATAATACTGCTTCATTTGGCTCGATTCCGAAGATCGCATCGTTTAATTCGATTTCGCCTACTGAAGCACCTGTTTGACTAAGTACAGATACTTTTGTCATTCCTGTTTCCTCCTTTCTTCAGAGAATTATTTAGATTTAATAGCAGATTTAACTGTTACTAATGCTTTTTTAGAACCAGGAACATTACCTTTAACAAGTAATAGGTTACGTTCAACATCAACCTTAACGATTTCAAGGTTTTGGATTGTTACAACGTTGCCACCCATTTGACCAGGTAATTTCTTTTGCTTGAATACGCGGTTCGGAGCAACTGGACCCATTGAACCAACACGACGGTGGTAACGAGAACCGTGAGACATAGGACCACGAGATTGTCCGTGACGCTTAATAGCACCTTGGAAACCTTTACCTTTTGTTACACCTGTTACATCGATTACATCGCCTTCAGCGAAAATTTCTACCTTGACTTCTTGACCAACTTCGTAAGTCGCAGCTTCTAAGTTGCGGAACTCACGGATGAAGCGCTTAGGAGCAGTATTTGCTTTTGCTACGTGACCTTGTTCTGGCTTGTTAGAAAGCTTAACGCGCTTGTCTTCGAAACCAATTTGGATTGCTTCGTAGCCATCAGTTTCAACAGTTTTCTTTTGTAAAACTACGTTTGGAGTAGCTTCGATTACTGTTACTGGGATAAGATCTCCGTTTTCAGCGAAAACTTGAGTCATACCAATTTTTCTACCTAAGATTCCTTTAGTCATTTGTCACACCTCCTGTAAATTTTGAAAAATGTTTTATATTTGTTTTTACCATTAAAGTTTGATTTCGATATCAACGCCAGATGGTAAATCAAGCTTCATTAACGCGTCAACAGTTTGTGGTGTTGGGTTAACGATGTCGATAAGACGTTTATGTGTGCGCATTTCAAATTGCTCACGAGAATCTTTGTACTTATGAACCGCACGTAAGATCGTGTATACAGATCTTTCAGTTGGTAGTGGAATCGGACCTGATACCCCAGCACCTGAACGTTTCGCAGTTTCAACGATTTTCTCAGCAGATTGATCAAGGATACGGTGATCATACGCTTTTAAACGAATACGAATTTTTTGTTTTGCCATTACTTTCCCTCCTTCTCGCCTATTTTCTAGACATTCTCCACGAAAATTTCTCCGTCACACCGCCATGGCAAAGCGGCCGGGTGTGTCGGCAACCTCTCGCTTCATCGCAGTCAAAGACCAACATTCAACATTATATACAATAAAAAAGAAGTTCGCAAGTCTTTTAGCAAAATTCTTTTAAATAATGTTGTATTCTTTATTTATATATTCATTCGCTCTTTTTGAGCCGTTATCTAGTATATAAGAGTATTCGCTTGAAAGCAACCAAAAAGGGATTGAAATACTTAAAAAAAATATTCTGAAAACACATTGCCTACTCTTATCTAAAACGCTAAAAATCGCCACCTTCTTATTCTAGAAAGCGACGACATTATTATAGGAAGAAAACCACTGCAAGCCATCCGAAAATAATTTGCGGAATATTATAGAAAATAAAGGTCGGTACACAGGTATCCCAAATATGATTGTGCTGTCCGTCAACATTTAGCCCTGCTGTCGGACCGAGCGTTGAATCAGATGCTGGTGATCCGG containing:
- the rplW gene encoding 50S ribosomal protein L23 codes for the protein MEARDILKRPVITERSSEIMAEKKYTFEVDTRANKTQVKDAVEEIFGVKVEKVNVMNYKGKFKRVGKFGGYTNKRRKAIVKLTADSKEIELFEI
- the rplD gene encoding 50S ribosomal protein L4; the encoded protein is MTKVSVLSQTGASVGEIELNDAIFGIEPNEAVLFDAVVAQRASLRQGNHKVKTRSEVAGGGRKPWRQKGTGRARQGSIRSPQWRGGGTVFGPTPRSYAYKLPKKVRRLALKSALSAKVLEQNFVVLDALTFDAPKTKDFKSVLAALEINKKALFVTAEVNENAILSARNIPGVTVLTASGINVLDLLGHDKVVFTQDAVKKVEEVLG
- the rpsS gene encoding 30S ribosomal protein S19; the encoded protein is MGRSLKKGPFIDDHLMKKVEAQEVSEKKQVIKTWSRRSTIFPNFIGLTIAVYDGRKHVPVYVTEDMVGHKLGEFAPTRTYKGHGADDKKTRR
- the rplB gene encoding 50S ribosomal protein L2 yields the protein MAIKKYKPTSNGRRNMTSSDFAEITTNKPEKSLLEPTKRKAGRNNQGKITVRHHGGGHKKQYRVIDFKRLKDGIPGRVATIEYDPNRSANIALINYADGEKRYILAPKGLEVGQTIESGLEADIKVGNALPLANIPMGTTIHNIEMKPGKGGQLVRSAGTSAQVLGREGKYVIVRLQSGEVRLILATCRATIGQVGNEQHELINIGKAGRSRWLGKRPTVRGSVMNPNDHPHGGGEGRSPIGRKSPMTPWGKPALGYKTRNKKNKSSKFIIRGRKK
- the rplC gene encoding 50S ribosomal protein L3; translated protein: MTKGILGRKIGMTQVFAENGDLIPVTVIEATPNVVLQKKTVETDGYEAIQIGFEDKRVKLSNKPEQGHVAKANTAPKRFIREFRNLEAATYEVGQEVKVEIFAEGDVIDVTGVTKGKGFQGAIKRHGQSRGPMSHGSRYHRRVGSMGPVAPNRVFKQKKLPGQMGGNVVTIQNLEIVKVDVERNLLLVKGNVPGSKKALVTVKSAIKSK
- the rpsJ gene encoding 30S ribosomal protein S10 codes for the protein MAKQKIRIRLKAYDHRILDQSAEKIVETAKRSGAGVSGPIPLPTERSVYTILRAVHKYKDSREQFEMRTHKRLIDIVNPTPQTVDALMKLDLPSGVDIEIKL